TTCTAACCCTCATTTGGCTACAATTCTGGCCTCTACTTGCTGTcgtttatgttatgtttttcaTCACCGATACTTTAATGGCACCATTTCTTTTTATAAGAGACAGGGTAGGAAACTTACCtgtaattcattcaattaatgcACCACAATTGATACGAAGGAAactccaaattttgtttttgttttgaacttTCCTCTCGTAATTGCTTAATAATTTAGCAGGGTAAACTATATCCAATGTCATtgaattattagtaattttatattttggtcactcaatttcaaaaaattataaaataatcacttaactatttgaaagtttacAATTTGTTGATCATAAGGCCACTTGAGGGATGTACTCCACCTGCTACAGGTTGGAAGGTCGCTAGAAGCTTCACACCTCGTTTTATCCATCTGAGCAGGCAAAAGGTAACCATTCGAGGAAACTAACCATCCGTTCCTCTAGGCATCCAACTTTCTGTTAAGGATGTGATCCTTTTTATCATCAAATCTCACGCGGGCTTAACTATTTCGTACTCCAAATCACAACGAATGACAAGATATGTCCCTATATGACCAAACAGAATGTAGCCTTTTGAGGAAACTAACCACCATTCGAAGAAACTAACCATCTATTCCTCCAGGCACCCGACTTTCTGCTAAGAACATGATCCTTTTAGTCACAAAACCCCATGAGAGCTCAATTGTTCCAATACCCCAAATTAAAACGAATGACAACATATGTCCCATCACAAACATCATTGTCTCATCAAAGACATTCACCCTATGCCTCTTGCAATTATGACTTGATTGCAAATCTAACACGTGAACGTCATCCTACGTAGGACCTTACCTATAAATAGTCCCTAATACGATGACAAGGGGATCGACTCTCCAAGATACTTGCCTACACTCTACCAACTTACCTCAACACTCAACCTTCATACTTTCTCCACTTTCACTCTTTGTAATTTTCGACTCTCTGCCTCAAATTGGGTGAACCAACCTTCATTAACACCACCATATTCTCCTCCATATCTCCTCATTATTATACACTTGATATCAACAATCatatgtaatataatatatattagtcTCGTAGTTTCCAtgtgactttaaaaaaaaaagcgtGTTGGATgcctttttatcttttaatgaaTTAACTAAACCTATTTTCCCTACAAGTACTAAACTAGATCTAAGGATTTTCCTAAAAACAACTAAAACTAGGTTAGATTAATTCGATTTAAAAGTCACTTGAAAAGTATGcagctaatatatatatatatatatatatatgataaaaagttatttaatgGTGACATTAGTAGTATATTAAAGATTTTACAGTagaatgattttaaataaaatttttaaataaatcataattattttataattttatgaagttgagtaattaaaatataaattttaaatagtgcAGTGATTTCTTAAGTCTAACAATTCTAATCAGGTGGTGTAATGAATTGTTGAGGACTTACCAAaacattttcttgtaaaatgaCTGTTGATTACTACATTTGTATGGTTTCTAACATCCAAAGTTCCGTTTCTCATACCAGGATCAGCATCGGAATTATTGTTGCATGTTCAGTTCACAAAATGTAATCTTCATAAACCAAGAAGAAATCAGTGGTAAACAAAAGTTTTAAAGCAGATTGCAATTTTAGTCAACAAACTATATCCATCAATCACGACACCAAATTACCTCAACCATTTACATGTTCATCATCATAAGAAACTCTACTCATTAACTGTAAATACAATTACAATCCTACTATTCTTATGTTCCTTCCTTTTTAGAGGAAAAAAAGGTCAGCTCTCTGCTCTTACAATCTTAAGCAATGAATTCATTGTTTGGACTTTggacaaataataataataactacattaactaacccaaaatttttgcttttatgttaacaacaaaaaaaaaaaaaaattacaagagcAAGAAGGGCACCTGATTAGGCCATTTTCATTACAGGCCGTACAAGTCTTGAACCCAGATTTTTGAGTGTACAATTTACGGCTACCGTTACATTCGTTGCACAAGAGGAATCTGTAACCGCCGCAGACGACACAAGTGCCAGGTTCAGCTGCGGGCAGTCTTTCGACGATCTTCTTGAGCTCGCCGATCTCGTGGAGCTGTTTGATCTCCTCTGCCCCTCCCATGTATCTGCCGCCAATGAAAACCCGCGGCAAAGTCAAGTTGCTTTGACCCAGGATCCCACGCAATTCGTTTAAGAACCTGGAGTCCATCGACAGGTCCCTCTCGTCGATCGAGACTCGGAATCCATGGAGGATCGACCGCACGGTCTTGCAATCCTCGAATGTCGACCGAACCACCTGAAGGCTTGTGAAATAGACCACAACCCGCTTCTCGGCGCCCGGGATGGAAATGGAAGGATCCGAAACCGAATCCGTGATTTTCCCGGTGCGGGCGGGGCCCCATGAACGGAGGAGGGAGTTGGCGATTCGCACGCGGTAGAAGACATTGGCGTTTCTTTTGGAGGAGGCGGAAGAATCCTGTGTGCAAAGGTGTTGGATATCTTTGAAAGAAGAGCAGGAGAAAGGAGATGAAGTATCATGAATCCGCAATGGCATTTTCTTGTTGCCCCACGGTCGCCACATTTGAATAGAAGTTGAAAGATGAGATTTTCTTTTGTGCTCTTCAAAAGCTCAACGTAGAAAATAGCATGAGAGCAACAAACAATCAAACAAATGAAGttgctttgttttgttttgcttaCGGAGGGTTTGGGAGAGTGGGTTTTTTTCACTTCTTCTGGTTTGGCTTTGCTTTGGTATTGGGGGAGGCAGACAAGAGAGATGGCCAGTTGGTTTATTAGTTATGGTAGTTGAGAGAGCATGGGCTTGGTTTATTAATGAAGCAGCTTTAGAAGGAtgatacttaaaatttttttatatcccattttaatatttgatttattgtttaacccttaaattttaaaaaaaatcaatacaaatacATTAAGTTAAGCCACCATGGGGTAGAAGACCACTAATTTTATCTGCCTAATCCTGTTTTCCATTGATTAGTTATATCTCCAAATACTTACACTTTAGAAGTTATCTTGATTATGCAGCCGGTTCATCTTTTGGAACATGTCTAATACTCCATATTCCATAGTATTCAATTATCTTTCTCAATaatcttaagaaaaaattgCCAAATGTCTATTTTGAAGGACATTAATCACCTCTAAATTGTCATCACCTTTAAAAGTGTTAAAAAACCATCAACCAATCAAAACATGTCGAGTGGCAAATGTTGACTCTAATGTAGTTGTTGATTGTGGGTGTATCTGTCAAATGTTAACTATAATGTGGTCGTTGATTGTGGGTGTATCATTGATAAGCATTTGACTATGTTGACTAATCAATCTTGATgttgattgaataaaaattgtttaaaaatatttaaaatgtggtaaaagaatatttaagaaatgtaaaaaattataaaataaatattataaatttataaaaataattaaaaataaaattaagttgtCAAAACTATAGaaactgtaaaaaaaaatattttaaaaatgtataatttcttACATTTTGTCTCAAACCCTCAATCatttctcatttgtttctcaACCTATACTCCCTCACTCAAGCATTTCTCTCGACCCGAGTGAAAGATTTTGTTTGAAGAAATAGAAGTATGTATCTGATTTCTACCTGTAATTGCCTACTGGGATTGGATGAAATCCATACAAGCTGGATTGTtcataaaatagatgaaatattgATACAATCCAGTCCCACATCTAAAATCCATATTAAAACCCacaaaatgaaacaataaaaaacCCACCGTTAGATCATCAAGCTAGATCTGACGAAGGGCTTGGAAGAGATGATTTTAACTATGAATAGGAGGTTGTTGATGTGGTCGAAGGTCATTgtaagctatcatcaatggcgAAAAAAATGGAATTTAGAATTAACtaattatgttgaaatttttagttaaataactTTGTAGttttaactttgatttaatttttgtaattcttTGAAGagtttctaatatatatttattcttttaaaatttttaaataattttaattcttcttttacattttaaatatttgttttatagttttttcaaattttttgacaAGTCAACGGGGACATCAGTAGTCTAACATTTGCCATATGATGTGTTTTGATTGGTTGACAATGATTTTTAACATGTTAGTTTCAAGTATAATGGAGCAATAGTTTTAAGTATAATATGAGAAAATGGGTATAATTCAAAGGTCAAATCGACaataaagcctaaaaattgttAGCCAAAAGCAGAAATGGAAGCAATTTTGAGCTTTTTTTCAGTATTCttacctctctttctttttgtacAGAAAGAAGGTGATTTTTCTGATGCCTTAAATTTCACTTCAGCAGCTTAACAGCTAAAGCTTGGTTTTTACTTACCAACTTGGTTCAGCCATTAAACTCATTAATGAAACATGGACATTTGTCCCT
The Gossypium raimondii isolate GPD5lz chromosome 8, ASM2569854v1, whole genome shotgun sequence DNA segment above includes these coding regions:
- the LOC105792436 gene encoding uncharacterized protein At5g39865, encoding MWRPWGNKKMPLRIHDTSSPFSCSSFKDIQHLCTQDSSASSKRNANVFYRVRIANSLLRSWGPARTGKITDSVSDPSISIPGAEKRVVVYFTSLQVVRSTFEDCKTVRSILHGFRVSIDERDLSMDSRFLNELRGILGQSNLTLPRVFIGGRYMGGAEEIKQLHEIGELKKIVERLPAAEPGTCVVCGGYRFLLCNECNGSRKLYTQKSGFKTCTACNENGLIRCPSCSCNFFFFLLLT